A genomic segment from Cryptococcus gattii WM276 chromosome J, complete sequence encodes:
- a CDS encoding uncharacterized protein (Similar to SGTC gene model, INSD accession EAL18714.1), translating to MADKEELQERTKAARQEYREYLQLAQQLQGDLREDAEQLRVQDGWDEDTWNGVEEWIDDLGSIWRALRRNRYDQDKTHSFLLTVLSTRLSLSLHDPIPSMLPYSESPLFHILPLPSHTDKLNRPVVVLTVREVVRDEQGMLDDLKEWIWWALEMCRRTSKDWWSRGMWDGSGVDGYGRGKGKARGEGGEGIVLLVDAAGAGYRNLEVDLLPTLLSVGHNSFPGLIEAVYVVNVGWTGRSMWAVVKHLLPKSALERVAFINTKESLAEVFELDKIPQAYGGDSPYAFSPSNNPIYTYYSHHSSHSFLACVSRSPSCTSIADVYYTAHNTPFQSRRTSPLISRQNSTSGGVMKAGFRAGYGTDLRMTKSSDERSQKVEGDDNDDEEDGMKTVVSSPDIAAVRPMTGLVVQPLTEREDSRPTLSRASSTLTSRSKSSARAYSSPAVSRIKSLSDFHLYLSPSRLARIDLLSDSSDSEEEVLSPPSIPLPPRKVLRPALLEKSLTGTPDQREKRANRPALRLMGLPGHLADDDPVRSYSGRLQMHHAKWLEGWKGTPEELGLEDNYKGGGVVHGEEENAPMPRTISVSPPIDRPPSPSGTLEPSPSPSPIHSPTLTPQPHDIQPYSTSNPFFGYPVVQSGNSIRPRYPRNRKRDLVKTLLFLFMLKLQSWRDSVERALGLNHLRIPSLSQPYCSSSFYTPGPNRRNPAEGLVRSAATPHTYFKQVARNRRWDKDWWWMIIGMLLLRGTWGRIVLAPLEALGLGLSEWKAMWGTV from the exons ATGGCAGACAAAGAGGAACTACAAGAGCGCACCAAGGCAGCTAGACAAGAGTATAGAGAATACCTACAGCTTGCGCAGCAACTCCAAGGAGATCTTCGAGAGGACGCCGAACAACTTCGTGTCCAGGACGGCTGGGATGAAGATACGTGGAATGGCGTTGAAGAATGGATTGATGATTTGGGAAGTATATGGAGAGCTTTAAGG AGAAACCGTTATGACCAAGATAAGACGCACTCATTCCTTCTCACAGTCCTATCTACCCgtctttctctctctttaCACGACCCTATTCCTTCAATGCTGCCATACTCTGAATCCCCTCTCTTTCACATCCTCCCCCTCCCTTCCCACACCGATAAACTCAACCGACCAGTTGTCGTTCTCACAGTGCGCGAAGTCGTTAGGGACGAGCAAGGAATGTTGGATGACCTCAAGGAATGGATATGGTGGGCTTTAGAAATGTGTAGGAGGACTTCAAAGGACTGGTGGAGTAGAGGGATGTGGGATGGAAGTGGAGTGGATGGCTATGGGAgggggaaagggaaggCAAGGGGCGAAGGAGGGGAGGGAATTGTCCTGCTGGTTGATGCTGCCGGTGCGGGATACCGAAATCTT GAAGTCGACCTACTGCCTACACTACTTTCCGTAGGACATAACAGCTTCCCAGGCCTCATTGAAGCCGTATACGTAGTCAATGTTGGATGGACAGGACGAAGCATGTGGGCTGTCGTCAAGCATTTGCTCCCCAAATCTGCTTTAGAAAGAGTTGCATTCATCAACACGAAAGAATCGCTAGCCGAAGTTTTTGAACTGGACAAGATCCCACAAG CATACGGTGGTGACAGCCCCTACGCTTTCTCGCCCTCTAATAATCCCATCTACACATACTATTCCCATCACTCGAGTCATTCCTTTCTTGCCTGCGTTTCCAGAAGCCCTTCATGCACCTCCATTGCAGACGTTTACTACACCGCGCACAACACGCCGTTTCAGAGCCGCCGAACATCTCCGTTGATTAGTAGGCAGAATAGCACTTCAGGTGGTGTGATGAAAGCCGGGTTTCGAGCAGGGTATGGAACTGATTTAAGAATGACCAAGAGTAGTGATGAGCGGTCGCAGAAGGTGGAGGGGGATGATAAtgacgatgaagaggaCGGGATGAAGACCGTCGTGTCGTCACCTGATATTGCTGCCGTACGCCCGATGACTGGCCTTGTAGTGCAACCCTTGACAGAACGGGAAGATTCACGGCCGACTTTATCCAGAGCAAGTAGTACTCTCACGTCAAGGAGCAAATCCTCTGCGCGGGCCTACTCATCCCCAGCGGTCTCGCGCATCAAATCCCTCTCTGACTTTCATCTCTACCTCTCACCTTCTCGATTAGCGCGTATCGATCTCCTCTCCGACTCTTCTGAttcggaagaagaggtcCTCTCTCCCCCTTCTATTCCTTTACCTCCTCGCAAAGTGCTTCGCCCGGCGTTATTAGAAAAGAGCCTAACAGGAACGCCTGATCAGCGCGAGAAAAGAGCCAACAGACCTGCTTTGCGGTTGATGGGCCTTCCGGGTCATTTGGCGGATGATGATCCTGTGCGAAGTTATTCGGGAAGACTGCAAATGCATCATGCAAAGTGGCTGGAGGGCTGGAAGGGTACTCCGGAAGAACTTGGACTGGAAGATAATTATAAGGGTGGCGGTGTAGTAcatggagaagaggagaacGCCCCTATGCCGAGAACGATATCCGTGTCACCGCCTATTGATCGTCCTCCCTCACCTTCCGGCACTCTCGAGCCTTCCCCATCACCCTCCCCCATACATTCTCCTACACTGACACCACAACCTCATGACATACAGCCATATTCGACCTCAAATCCTTTCTTCGGTTATCCAGTAGTGCAATCTGGCAACTCTATAAGGCCAAGATATCCTCGTAACAGGAAACGTGACCTTGTCAAGACGCTTTTATTCCTTTTCATGCTAAAGCTACAGAGTTGGAGAGACTCTGTTGAAAGAGCTCTTGGCCTGAACCATCTGCGCATCCCATCCCTCTCGCAACCTTACTGCTCATCCTCATTCTATACTCCTGGGCCTAACAGGAGAAACCCGGCCGAGGGTCTTGTTCGCTCTGCAGCGACGCCCCATACGTACTTCAAGCAAGTCGCAAGAAATAGAAGATGGGATAAGGATTGGTGGTGGATGATCATTGGAATGCTGTTGCTGAGAGGAACGTGGGGAAGAATTGTGCTGGCCCCGTTGGAGGCATTAGGATTGGGTTTGTCTGAGTGGAAGGCTATGTGGGGAACGGTATGA
- a CDS encoding chaperone regulator, putative (Similar to TIGR gene model, INSD accession AAW46422.1): MLPTTLFFLLTLALLSGCLAESLYSVLGVRKDASDADIKKAYRKLSKKYHPDINPDEAAHEKFIQVSKAYEVLSDSETRTIYDRHGEQGLKQHEAQKSGGSQDPFARFFGGGGAAQEQKGPGMITNVEVSLADLYTGRTLEFQIPRRVICSHCHGSGAESEKDIHTCNKCGGQGVVVQRHQVFPGMFTNVQMTCPHCNGKGKQITRSCHVCHSEKTVQTQHTLALHIPAGAPEGFEEIFHGEADEQIDMEAGDVVVRVRSKMNEGEGAWRRKENGILGRVTLSVAEALLGFERRLTHLDGRTITLSRTGTTQPGEVEVIEGEGMPSYMDIPPGDMFIEYSVVFPTSVSSETRQKLSEILKYAPPVYHDEL; encoded by the exons ATGCTCCCAACAACCCTTTTTTTCTTACTGACACTAGCCTTACTAAGCGGGTGCTTGGCCGAATCGCTGTACAGTGTTTTAGGAG TGAGAAAGGACGCTTCAGACGCTGATATCAAGAAGGCATATCGG AAATTGTCAAAGAAATATCATCCCGATATAAATCCTGATGAGGCGGCCCATGAAAAATTCATTCAAGTTTCCAAAG CTTATGAGGTCCTGTCCGACTCTGAGACGAGAACGATTTACGACAGACATGGCGAGCAGGGTTTGAAGCAACACGAAGCTCAAAAGTCTGGTGGAAGCCAAGATCCGTTTGCCAGATTctttggaggaggag GTGCCGCACAAGAGCAAAAGGGTCCTGGAATGATCACGAATGTTGAGGTTTCCTTGGCAGACCTGTACACGGGCAGAACGTTGGAG TTCCAAATACCTCGCCGAGTCATTTGTTCTCATTGTCATGGATCAGGAGCAGAGTCAGAGAAGGATATTCATACATGTAACAAGTGTGGAGGACAAGGAGTAGTCGTTCAACGACATCAGGTCTTCCCCGGCATGTTTACCAATGTCCAAATGAC ATGCCCTCACTGTAACGGTAAAGGCAAACAAATCACCCGATCATGTCACGTCTGCCACTCTGAAAAGACTGTCCAAACCCAGCACACTCTCGCTTTACATATTCCAGCCGGTGCGCCCGAAGGGTTCGAGGAGATTTTCCATGGAGAGGCGGATGAACAGATTGATATGGAAGCGGGTGATGTGGTGGTAAGGGTGAGGAGTAAGATGAATGAGGGTGAAGGCGcgtggagaaggaaggagaatgGCATTTTGGGAAGGGTGACTTTAAGTGTTGCTGAG GCATTGCTTGGGTTTGAAAGACGTTTGACGCATCTTGATGGTCGTACAATTACATTATCACGGACAGGGACTACCCAGCCTGGAGAAGTAGAGGTGATTGAAGGAGAGGGT ATGCCATCTTACATGGATATTCCGCCCGGAGACATGTTTATTGAATATTCTGTCGTTTTTCCCACATCAGTATCCTCGGAGACTAGACAGA AACTCTCGGAGATATTAAAGTATGCGCCTCCTGTATACCATGACGAGCTGTAA